Genomic window (Alteromonas pelagimontana):
CCTTTGATGGGAGTTGAGAGGCGAGGAATACCTTGAAGATTGTTAATTGTTCCAGAAATCTCATTGATAGTCTCATATTTCATAAAAGACGATGTTATTTATATTCTTCGAGTTTTACACCAGAAGCAAAAATTTCCTGTAGGCAACTAACGCCGCCAACACGCGGGGCTTTGTAGTGAAGGCAAAGCCGCAACGGAAAAGCCGTCGCCGTGCTTGGCGTTGTTAAAGCACTTGTCGCATACTTGTACGGAACTTTCGTACATCAAGGTGCCACTTAAAAATGAGTGGACACTTAAAACAGATCAAGATGTTATGGCCGAACGGTTACCTCATCACTGCATAAACACATACTTCAACGCAGAACTCTTCCGCCAAAAACATGAGGCGGTCTTCGACCCATTGGCGACGATGCTCATAACTTTTCCCCGTTAGCTTATCTTCTTTACATAAGGAAGCCCGACGAACACAGCGCGCGATGCAGTGGTAATAGGGTGTGTCAGACACGTTAATCACCTGCTGCGGCCGCTGAAACAAAAAGTGCGCGTGTGCATGGCGAATTTTCGGCCCCCGGCCGCGATTTCCGTCATGGAATTGGTCCCAAGCCAACCTTACTGGTTGTTGCAACCCTCTGCGTGAGGCAGTCTTTTTCAGGGCTCTTTTCTCCGAGCAAAGAGTGTTGGGCTGGGCGGGTATATTAATTTCAATTATAGAAGTGGCGATGTGTTTGCCTGGCTTCGCGAAACATAGAAGATTAAGTGCCCGGATAGTTGTGTAAAAGTCACAAAGCGTCGCCGGCTGAAATATCGATAGACGGCGTGGCCTCCAGTTAGCGAGAGATAATAACAAACCTTAGCTTCTGTAACTTGAAAAGCCGAAATCGATGGTTATCTTAAACTAGGCTTTTCGCCCCTACTCTTTTTATAAAACCTATTCGGCGCACTCAGTTCGCTGGAGTTTCCTATCGAAACTGCAAGTAGTGAACACTGAAAAGGTCATCATCATCGGTCCATACTTTCAACGTTTCGAATCCGGCGCTACTGGCGAGTGTTTGAAATTGCTTGAGCGTGTACTTATAAGAATTTTCGGTATGAATGGACTCTCCTGGTGCCAGGTTAAATTTATGACCATCTATTTGGATGGTTTGCTGTATCTGGCTGAATAAGTGCATTTCAATCCGGTTCTGAGCCGGGTTCCACAGCGCTTTGTGAGTAAAATTATCAATGTCAAAATTTGCTTTAAGTTCCGCATTCAAGCGCATAAGTAAATTTTTGTTGAACGCTTCTGTAACGCCCTGCGCATCGTTATAGGCTGCTTCAAGTACTGTAACGTCTTTCTGTAAATCAATACCAATTAACAGTCCGCCTCCCCTTCCCACTAGATCTCCTATTTGGGAAAGCAGTGTTTTGGCTGCGCCAGGTTCAAAGTTACCAAGGCTTGAGCCGGGGAAAAAAGCGGTTCTCCGCCCCTGCTTCTGGTAGGGAAATTCCCAGGGCTGCGAATAATCTACGCAGACGGCGTGTACTTCGAGCCAGCCAAAATCTTCTGCTAACTGAGTGGCAGCGCCTAATAGGTGATCCTTTGAAATGTCCATGGCCACATAGGCCTGAGGTTGGAGTGCAGCTAGCAAGGTACGAATTTTCATACTGCTTCCGCTGCCTAATTCCATCAGCACTGCATCTTTTCCTGCCAAAGCTGCCATTTCTTCTCCATGGCGCTGCAGCAAGCCGAGTTCTGTTCGGGTAACATAGTATTCCGGAAGTTCACAAATTTGATCAAACAGCTCGGACCCCCTTTGGTCGTAGAAGTATTTGGGGGGAAGATACTTAGGCGAGGAAGACAATCCAGCAATGACCTCGCTGCGCAGATCTCCCGTATCTGGCTCAAAATCGTAAAACTCAACGGCTGGTAGGTCTGTAATTATTTGTGGTTCCATTATTTCGTCTCAGTTTTTAGCTTCAATCTGCTAGTCGGATACCGCTAAACTGCCAACGGTCTTTAGGATAGAAAAAATTTCTGTAGGTTGTGCGGATGTGTTCTGAGGTAGTCACGCAGGATCCTCCCCGTAACACATATTGATTGCACATAAACTTACCGTTATATTCTCCTACAGCCCCTGGTAGGGGCCTGTACCCGGGGTAAGGAGCATAGGCGGAGCTTGTCCACTCCCAGCAGTCTCCGATCATCTGCGCAAGGGTAAATTTTGTCTGAGCAGACTGCGGTATAAAGCATCCCTTCTCAATGCTGTGTTCCAGGCACTGCCCTCGCCCCTCGGGATAGATTCCCGCCGCTCTTTCCCATTCGAATTCCGTAGGAAGTCTCTTACCTGCCCACCGGGCAAACGCATCTGCTTCGTAGTAGCTAATATGTGTAGCCGGCGTACTATGCTGCAGCGGCAGTAGCCCGTGCAGCGTATATTCGAACCATTCGCCGTCCCGGCAGTGCCAATATAAAGGGCGCTTCCATCCCTCCCTATTTATGTGATCCCAGCCATCTGACAGCCATAACGCTGCGTCTTGATAACCTCCATCTTCAATAAATTCAAGATATTCACCATTGGTAACAAGACGGTTCGCCAACTTGAAATCGTTTATGTACACCTTGTGTGCAGGGGTTTCATTGTCAAAGTGAAAAGCCTCGCTTTCTGTGCCGGTAATGCAGTCTGCTCCCTCGAAGGAAACCATTTTCGATGGTGAAGCTTGCTCGTCAGCACCCAACTTGCGTGGGTCGATATAGGCTGGCAGTAAAGGGTTGAAGGAAAAACAGTATTTAATATCCGTAAGCAGCAATTCCTGATGCTGCTGTTCGTGATTGATTCCCAGTTCCACGAGATTTAACAAACCCTGGTTTTCACCCTGTTGTTGGATTAGTTTCACAATCTGCGTCTCTACGAGCTTACGATACTCCAGAACCTCTTCCAGCGTCGGGCGGGACAGAAGGCCCCGCTGCGGCCTGGAAAATTGTGGTCCTACTCCCTGATAATAAGAATTGAACAAGATTTCAAACCGAGGATTGATGCAGTTATAGTTATCAAGATAAGACTTTAGAATAAAGGTCTCGTAAAACCACGACGTATGAGCCAGATGCCACTTAGGTGGAGAAACCTCTGCTGCGGCCTGTAAGCCATAGTCCTCGATATTTAGCGGCTCACATAGCGTTAAACTAAGCTCACGTGACTGGAGAAACCGCCTGGTAAGAGTCTGGCTGCGAGTCTCGGGAGTGTGGGTCTCTTGCTGCACAATTTCTCCTGATACTGTTGTGTATGATCCTGTAACTACTAATGATGGTTAAAAAATTAAAACTTGCGAAATTTTTGACACATCATGTACTACTTTTCACCATAGCGGGCAATCAAGTCGCAAATGTGACAATAACCTTAAAGTCGCTGCTCAAGCAAGTTTGCACCTCGACCGTCCTGTAGCGTGGAAATCGCATTTGGGTTGCAGATTACTTACTACGCGGCAAAAACATCAATGAATCAATTGTGTATCATCTTTTTATAAACATGTATCTGGAATGGAGTTTTTCATGTCCCAGGAAATTACTGAACATCACGCCAAAACACTGATAGAGGTTATCGAGCAATGCTCCATGTGGAAGTTGCACCCAGAGAAAAAGGCAGCCTTTTTCGAGTGCTAAAGAAGCTTACAGCTACGTTGAGTCCCACAACGACCCTCTCGACGTCATCGTACCTGTAGTAGACTGTGAAGATCATCGGACAGTAGAAGAACATCTGACAATAAAAGTAACTTCAAGCGATGACGACACGGTGTTTACCAACATGAGTTCGACGAACCCGCAGAACGCAGGTGCACCAGTCCCACCTCAAACTGATCTCCAGTACAGTAATGGAAATGCCCAATGGAGGCTTGCCGGAAGGAAAAAAAGTAGCCCCATCCTGATCAAATTTCCTGAAACGAAGCGGAAAAGCAGAAAATTATGCTAGAGGAGGATCGTCGCCCAGGTTAAGCCGGCAAGGATCAGGCTCACAAACATGGCAGCAGATCCTATGTGCTTTGCTTTGGCAATTAGTACATGCACCTCATTGCTCACCCGATCACATGGGGCATTTTTCGAAGAAAAATACTTGCTAAATAACGTAGAAAAGATAGCTCATCTTCCCATAGATATTGTCCAGGGACAGTACGATACCATCTGCCCCACACGTTCGGCATGGCTGGTTAAAAAAAAGCTGGATAAAGCCATTCTGCATATTTCGAAAATGGCTTCTCACGACGCAAGAGAACCTCCATAAAGCTATAAGAAGGTTGCTACAATCTGTTGGTTAGGCTGGCTTTAGCTGGAGCTGCAGCCATAATTCAAGCAAAGTGGCCTGCCATAGCTTAGAGCCAAACCGGCCCTTAAAGTCGTTGGGCTGATTAAGCATCTGTTGGATACGCCCCATATTAAATATTCCTCTTTGTTGAGCTTCCCTCTGGCTAAAGACTTCTTTGGCCATCTCTAGGTAAGGGCCCTGCATATTTTGTAATCCCGGGACTGGAAAATAATCCTTCGGTCTGTCTATTACCTCATGCGGAATAATCCGCCGGGCCACCTGCTTTAACAAATACTTGCCCCCACCTTTTAGCTTAAGCTGATAGGGGATCTGATTAGCCATCTCCACCAGTTCGTGATCCAAAAAC
Coding sequences:
- a CDS encoding diacylglycerol kinase, with the protein product MHVLIAKAKHIGSAAMFVSLILAGLTWATILL
- the egtB gene encoding ergothioneine biosynthesis protein EgtB, with protein sequence MQQETHTPETRSQTLTRRFLQSRELSLTLCEPLNIEDYGLQAAAEVSPPKWHLAHTSWFYETFILKSYLDNYNCINPRFEILFNSYYQGVGPQFSRPQRGLLSRPTLEEVLEYRKLVETQIVKLIQQQGENQGLLNLVELGINHEQQHQELLLTDIKYCFSFNPLLPAYIDPRKLGADEQASPSKMVSFEGADCITGTESEAFHFDNETPAHKVYINDFKLANRLVTNGEYLEFIEDGGYQDAALWLSDGWDHINREGWKRPLYWHCRDGEWFEYTLHGLLPLQHSTPATHISYYEADAFARWAGKRLPTEFEWERAAGIYPEGRGQCLEHSIEKGCFIPQSAQTKFTLAQMIGDCWEWTSSAYAPYPGYRPLPGAVGEYNGKFMCNQYVLRGGSCVTTSEHIRTTYRNFFYPKDRWQFSGIRLAD
- the egtD gene encoding L-histidine N(alpha)-methyltransferase, giving the protein MEPQIITDLPAVEFYDFEPDTGDLRSEVIAGLSSSPKYLPPKYFYDQRGSELFDQICELPEYYVTRTELGLLQRHGEEMAALAGKDAVLMELGSGSSMKIRTLLAALQPQAYVAMDISKDHLLGAATQLAEDFGWLEVHAVCVDYSQPWEFPYQKQGRRTAFFPGSSLGNFEPGAAKTLLSQIGDLVGRGGGLLIGIDLQKDVTVLEAAYNDAQGVTEAFNKNLLMRLNAELKANFDIDNFTHKALWNPAQNRIEMHLFSQIQQTIQIDGHKFNLAPGESIHTENSYKYTLKQFQTLASSAGFETLKVWTDDDDLFSVHYLQFR